From the genome of Rhizobium leguminosarum, one region includes:
- a CDS encoding ABC transporter substrate-binding protein: MSSFLNPTRRGFLAGTAAFGASSMLGVRLASAAVDWKRFSGTTLEVNLVKSPRSEILLKYLSEFEELTGIKVNAEATPEQQQRQKTTIELSSGKPSFDVVHMSYHVQKRQFEKGGWLADIGGFLKDPSLTDPSLVESDFAEAGLTFARDPDGILRSLPFSVDYWIIYWNKTLFEKKGLSYPTTFEELASAAEALTDPSTNTYGFVARGLKNANTPVWTSLLLGYGSSPLGPDGKLRTTSQEAIDAAKLYQRLMTKTAPPGVSGFNWAEAQSAFLQGKIGMWLDGVGFAPPIENPEKSRVVGQVGYGIMPKGPKVQAAGTFGDGLGVVAASQKKEAGYLFCQWAISHEMGARLLQAGAGVPFRQSVLEDAKVREGVKMPGAWLDAVVGSGKISQLALPVIIPVTEFRDVYGVGLTNMIGGADPETELKAATAQFEPVLAKSEG; encoded by the coding sequence ATGTCATCGTTTTTGAACCCGACGAGGCGCGGCTTTCTGGCAGGTACGGCCGCTTTTGGCGCCAGCAGCATGCTCGGCGTGCGGTTGGCATCGGCTGCCGTTGATTGGAAGCGCTTTTCCGGTACGACGCTGGAAGTCAACCTGGTGAAGAGCCCGCGCAGCGAAATACTTCTGAAGTACTTGTCCGAATTCGAGGAGCTCACCGGCATTAAGGTCAATGCCGAAGCGACGCCCGAACAACAGCAGCGTCAGAAGACGACCATCGAGCTGAGCTCCGGCAAGCCGAGCTTCGATGTCGTGCACATGAGCTACCATGTCCAGAAGCGGCAGTTCGAAAAGGGCGGCTGGCTTGCCGATATCGGCGGTTTTCTCAAGGACCCCTCTCTGACCGATCCGTCTTTGGTTGAAAGCGATTTCGCCGAAGCCGGCCTGACTTTTGCCAGAGACCCGGATGGCATTCTGCGTTCGCTTCCATTCTCGGTCGATTACTGGATCATCTACTGGAACAAGACGCTGTTCGAGAAGAAGGGGCTCTCCTACCCGACGACGTTCGAAGAACTCGCCAGCGCTGCGGAGGCGCTCACCGATCCTTCCACCAACACCTACGGCTTCGTCGCCCGCGGCCTGAAGAACGCCAATACGCCGGTCTGGACGTCGCTGCTGCTTGGGTATGGTTCGAGCCCGCTCGGTCCGGATGGCAAGCTGCGCACGACATCGCAAGAAGCGATCGATGCAGCCAAGCTCTATCAAAGACTGATGACCAAGACCGCCCCTCCCGGCGTCTCCGGCTTCAACTGGGCCGAGGCGCAGTCGGCCTTCCTGCAGGGAAAGATCGGCATGTGGCTGGACGGCGTCGGTTTTGCACCGCCGATCGAGAATCCGGAAAAGTCGCGCGTCGTCGGTCAGGTCGGTTACGGCATCATGCCGAAAGGTCCGAAGGTACAAGCCGCAGGCACCTTTGGCGACGGCCTTGGCGTCGTCGCGGCAAGCCAGAAGAAGGAAGCCGGGTACCTCTTCTGCCAATGGGCAATTTCGCATGAAATGGGCGCACGTCTGCTGCAGGCCGGCGCTGGCGTTCCTTTCCGGCAGTCCGTCCTCGAGGATGCGAAGGTCCGCGAAGGCGTCAAGATGCCAGGCGCCTGGCTTGATGCCGTGGTCGGTTCCGGCAAGATCTCGCAGCTCGCGCTGCCGGTCATCATTCCGGTCACCGAGTTCCGCGATGTCTATGGTGTCGGTCTCACCAACATGATCGGCGGCGCCGATCCCGAAACCGAGCTGAAGGCAGCGACGGCACAGTTCGAGCCCGTCCTGGCGAAAAGCGAAGGATAA
- a CDS encoding GntR family transcriptional regulator encodes MFLGEAMGGTDEQPTLREKAYESFTRHLLARDVRPGQFVSQRRLVELTGLTLGAIRELIPRLEAEGLIKTVPQRGLQIAHIDLNLIREAFQLRVFLEKEAVALFTCSASDETVAKLLKQHRDIADAIRNGDGSHELEVHAQAVDWGMHDAFIDALGNTIISNAYRVNSIKMRLISQDRFRIDGHVGPVMVEHLKVLEAIERRSAEDAVNSLVAHINHARDRALRI; translated from the coding sequence ATGTTTCTGGGAGAGGCGATGGGCGGAACCGATGAGCAGCCGACACTGCGGGAAAAGGCGTATGAAAGCTTCACACGCCATCTTCTTGCGCGTGACGTGCGCCCCGGCCAGTTCGTTTCGCAGCGTCGCCTCGTCGAGTTGACGGGGCTGACGCTTGGCGCTATCCGCGAACTCATCCCGAGGCTCGAAGCCGAAGGGCTGATCAAGACGGTGCCCCAGCGGGGTTTGCAGATCGCTCATATCGACCTGAACCTCATTCGTGAGGCGTTCCAGCTGCGCGTCTTCCTGGAGAAGGAAGCGGTCGCGCTTTTCACCTGCTCTGCGTCTGACGAGACGGTCGCCAAGCTTTTGAAGCAGCATCGGGATATCGCCGACGCCATTCGAAATGGCGATGGATCGCACGAATTGGAAGTGCACGCGCAGGCTGTCGATTGGGGCATGCACGATGCCTTTATCGATGCTTTGGGAAATACCATCATCTCGAACGCTTACCGGGTGAACTCGATCAAGATGCGCCTGATCAGTCAGGACCGTTTTCGCATCGATGGTCACGTCGGACCTGTCATGGTTGAGCACCTGAAGGTGCTCGAGGCGATCGAACGACGATCGGCGGAGGACGCCGTCAACAGCCTTGTCGCACATATCAATCATGCAAGAGATCGTGCGCTCAGGATATAA
- a CDS encoding dihydrodipicolinate synthase family protein, translating to MTQKFGLSVALATPFDSNGDIAIEAMAEQARRSLAAGCSSVTLFGTTGEGSSIGTRERERVLASLLDSGIAAKQIIVGVLVDAAEDAAMQAGHALSKGARNILLAPPSYFKNVSDDGVFQWFSAVFAILGDKARDIIVYNIPSVTMVPLTVSLIGRLRTAFPKVVTGVKDSSGDWPFTETLLKAHGDLVILVGDERHLAKGVRLGGQGAISGMANFVPREVKLMAEEGKDDPRIEDFVAELLKFPVTAAVKAMVAHLTSDKIWLAVRPPLVSISAEGQAQLFLAFDTLFRSKAA from the coding sequence TTGACACAAAAATTCGGGCTCTCGGTCGCTCTCGCCACACCGTTCGACAGCAACGGCGATATCGCGATTGAGGCGATGGCCGAACAGGCACGCAGAAGCCTCGCTGCGGGGTGCTCGAGTGTGACCCTGTTCGGGACGACGGGTGAAGGCTCTTCCATCGGCACTCGGGAACGTGAGCGTGTTCTCGCTTCCTTGCTCGATAGTGGGATAGCCGCAAAGCAGATCATCGTCGGTGTGCTGGTCGACGCGGCCGAGGATGCGGCGATGCAGGCCGGCCATGCGCTTTCCAAGGGAGCCCGCAATATCCTTCTTGCTCCTCCTTCCTACTTCAAGAACGTCAGTGATGACGGCGTCTTCCAGTGGTTTTCTGCTGTCTTCGCCATCCTGGGCGACAAGGCGCGAGACATTATCGTCTACAACATCCCCTCGGTCACCATGGTTCCGCTGACTGTTTCGCTGATCGGCCGGCTGCGGACCGCCTTTCCCAAGGTGGTTACAGGCGTCAAGGACTCCTCCGGCGACTGGCCTTTTACCGAAACGCTGCTGAAGGCGCATGGCGATCTCGTCATCCTGGTGGGCGACGAGCGTCACCTGGCGAAGGGCGTGCGGCTTGGCGGCCAGGGTGCGATCTCCGGCATGGCGAATTTCGTACCCCGCGAAGTCAAGCTGATGGCGGAGGAAGGCAAGGACGATCCTCGCATCGAGGATTTTGTGGCCGAACTGCTGAAATTTCCGGTGACTGCCGCCGTGAAAGCGATGGTCGCTCACCTGACGTCGGATAAAATCTGGCTTGCGGTTCGTCCGCCACTCGTCTCAATATCGGCAGAAGGGCAGGCGCAACTCTTTCTTGCCTTCGACACTCTTTTCCGCTCGAAAGCGGCATAG
- a CDS encoding PAS domain-containing protein, which yields MLSVWSHRPRFLHLGLFFLAYVLACGFAQSLAIVPGTGISIWPPGGLFVATLILASRRSWPWWILAGCLAEMFSNFLWFYSPVPAAFLIYVGNALGAMVAAWLVNRTLKHPVQLETLQEVLTFVILAAGIAPIVSATVGSATLAWFAIQSQSFATAWPLWWIGDATGVLIVTPLALVLFHSWRSKTQFSTAQWVEACVLGLIFLGVAALSLSGYLPFAYIIMPPLLWAAVRFEFKGAAVSLALLALITAVFTITGASQFAGDPESQKHKQIMLQLFLAISAFSALIVAAISRQHQLAVLTLRQSVETLRDRERELSQLVDMVPSHVWRLTPDGEPTFFNRRMVDFLGLDVADSDRPGMSRLEAVLQATVHPDDATGFRDTLRHCLATGESFVMRYRLRRADGLYRWMSSRAEPMRDHAGNIVQWYGLCHDIDDQMRAEEAIRRSERQLQQMIDAVPVRIWSVEPTGGSIYFNKRYQDHFRAVIANFDARAEPRIDELLQQLVHPEDASGVQRTLRNCFEAGSGSTMRFRWLEKDGVYRWAECRVEPRRDDDGAVVQWYGVSLDIDEEVRALEALRDRERELSQLVDMVPAQIRRLTPEGEPVFFNKRLIDFFGLDVGDMDKPGMSRLSSVIHTLVHPDDASRLLETVHHSLASGDPFSIKYRMRRFDGAYRWVDGRAEPLRDQSGAIVQWYVISVDIDDEMRAQEALRDRERELSQLVDMVPSLLWRLNPEGAPTFFNQRLIDFLGLDIADMEKPGVSRLAALIEAAVHPDDAAGLEQALNHSLATGERFSSQYRLRRADGVYRWVKGSAEPLRDDNGRIVQWYGLSHDIDDQLRVEEALRERERSLWQLVETLPAMIDCAAPDGEPIYRSQQLRDFLGYNLEELDGTGKTRLDGTLDAGVHPDDVAGVKENYAHSLSTGEPYARRHRLRRHDGEYRWVETRAAPMRNAEGVIVQWNVICLDIDGEVHAEEDLRRAREGLARASQVASLAELSASIAHEVNQPLAAVVANSHACQRWLMAEPPNMERAQRTVERIIRDANSAADVVSRIRALFKQSVDRRTPSTLSGIVNEARNLMADEAWRRHVRMEVEVDATLPLIAIDRVQIQQVLINLIRNGIEAMDATTGDRVIEIRVRQIGNILQTEISDRGQGIDSPEKMFEPFFTTKENGMGMGLAICRSIVELHGGRLWAEKNNPCGATLIFTLPLETKAAL from the coding sequence ATGCTGAGCGTCTGGTCGCACCGTCCCCGATTCCTGCATCTGGGGCTTTTCTTCCTCGCCTATGTGCTCGCCTGCGGCTTCGCACAGTCGCTGGCAATAGTGCCGGGAACGGGTATTTCCATCTGGCCTCCGGGCGGGCTTTTCGTCGCGACCCTCATCCTCGCCTCCAGGCGCAGCTGGCCATGGTGGATCCTGGCGGGCTGCCTGGCAGAAATGTTCAGCAATTTCCTGTGGTTCTACAGCCCCGTGCCCGCGGCCTTCCTGATCTATGTCGGCAACGCTCTAGGAGCAATGGTCGCGGCATGGCTGGTAAACCGGACCTTGAAGCACCCGGTTCAGTTGGAAACTCTGCAGGAAGTTCTCACATTCGTCATCCTGGCTGCCGGAATTGCACCGATCGTGAGCGCGACCGTGGGAAGTGCCACGCTTGCCTGGTTCGCGATTCAATCGCAATCCTTCGCGACGGCCTGGCCGCTATGGTGGATCGGAGACGCAACCGGTGTCCTCATCGTGACACCGCTGGCCTTGGTGCTCTTTCACAGCTGGCGCAGCAAGACGCAGTTCTCGACCGCGCAATGGGTGGAAGCCTGCGTCCTGGGGCTGATCTTTCTCGGTGTCGCAGCTCTGTCGCTGAGCGGCTACCTTCCCTTCGCCTATATCATCATGCCGCCTCTTCTTTGGGCCGCGGTCCGCTTCGAGTTCAAGGGTGCTGCCGTATCGCTCGCCCTGCTTGCTCTAATCACGGCGGTATTCACGATAACAGGCGCCAGCCAATTTGCCGGTGATCCCGAATCCCAGAAACACAAGCAGATCATGCTGCAGCTGTTTCTGGCCATTTCGGCATTTTCGGCGCTCATCGTTGCCGCCATATCCCGGCAGCACCAGCTGGCAGTGCTCACACTGCGCCAAAGCGTGGAGACGTTACGCGACCGGGAGCGGGAACTCTCGCAGCTCGTGGACATGGTGCCGAGTCACGTCTGGCGTCTGACGCCCGACGGCGAGCCGACCTTCTTCAATAGGCGGATGGTCGATTTCCTCGGTCTTGACGTTGCGGACTCGGACAGGCCGGGCATGAGCCGGCTGGAGGCGGTCCTGCAGGCCACCGTTCATCCCGATGACGCAACCGGGTTCAGGGACACCCTTCGCCATTGCCTCGCCACCGGCGAGAGCTTCGTCATGCGGTATCGGCTGCGGCGCGCCGACGGTCTCTATCGCTGGATGTCGAGCCGCGCCGAGCCGATGCGCGATCACGCCGGAAACATCGTCCAGTGGTACGGCCTTTGTCACGATATCGACGATCAGATGCGTGCCGAAGAGGCCATTCGGCGAAGCGAACGGCAGCTTCAGCAGATGATCGATGCCGTGCCGGTTCGCATATGGAGCGTGGAACCGACAGGCGGATCGATCTACTTCAACAAACGCTACCAGGATCATTTCCGTGCCGTCATCGCCAATTTTGACGCGCGGGCCGAACCGCGCATCGACGAACTGCTGCAGCAGTTGGTCCATCCTGAGGATGCGTCCGGCGTGCAGCGCACGCTGCGCAATTGTTTCGAAGCCGGCAGCGGCTCCACCATGCGGTTTCGCTGGCTTGAAAAGGATGGCGTCTACCGCTGGGCCGAATGCAGGGTGGAGCCGCGCCGCGATGACGACGGAGCGGTCGTGCAATGGTACGGCGTCTCGCTCGATATTGACGAGGAGGTGCGCGCGCTGGAGGCGCTGCGCGACCGCGAACGCGAGCTGTCGCAGCTCGTGGACATGGTCCCGGCCCAGATCAGGCGCCTGACGCCAGAAGGCGAACCGGTCTTCTTCAACAAGCGCCTCATCGACTTTTTCGGTCTCGATGTTGGCGATATGGACAAGCCCGGCATGAGCCGCCTCTCCTCGGTCATCCACACCCTCGTCCATCCCGATGATGCATCGAGGTTGCTCGAGACGGTTCATCATTCCCTCGCCAGCGGCGATCCCTTCTCGATAAAATATCGCATGCGCCGTTTCGACGGAGCCTATCGCTGGGTCGATGGCCGAGCCGAGCCGCTACGCGATCAAAGCGGCGCGATCGTGCAATGGTATGTCATATCCGTCGACATCGACGATGAGATGCGCGCGCAGGAAGCGCTGCGCGACCGGGAGCGGGAGCTTTCCCAACTCGTGGACATGGTTCCGAGCCTGCTCTGGCGGCTCAATCCAGAAGGCGCTCCGACCTTCTTCAACCAGCGCCTGATCGATTTTCTCGGTCTCGATATCGCCGATATGGAAAAGCCGGGCGTCAGCCGGCTGGCGGCGCTCATCGAGGCCGCAGTCCATCCCGACGATGCCGCCGGCCTGGAGCAAGCGCTCAACCATTCTCTCGCCACCGGGGAGCGCTTCTCCAGCCAATATCGCCTGCGGCGCGCCGACGGTGTCTATCGCTGGGTGAAAGGCAGCGCGGAGCCGCTGCGGGATGATAATGGACGGATCGTTCAGTGGTACGGCCTCTCGCATGACATCGACGATCAATTGCGCGTCGAGGAGGCACTGCGGGAGAGAGAACGATCGCTCTGGCAGCTCGTTGAAACGCTGCCGGCAATGATCGATTGCGCAGCACCTGATGGAGAACCGATCTATCGCAGCCAGCAACTGCGCGACTTCCTCGGCTATAATCTCGAAGAGTTGGATGGAACGGGCAAAACCCGGCTGGACGGCACACTTGACGCCGGTGTTCATCCCGACGATGTGGCAGGGGTCAAAGAAAACTATGCCCATTCCTTATCCACTGGCGAGCCCTATGCGCGTAGGCACCGTCTGCGGCGCCATGATGGTGAATATCGCTGGGTCGAGACGCGTGCGGCACCGATGCGCAATGCTGAAGGCGTCATCGTCCAGTGGAATGTCATCTGCCTTGATATCGACGGTGAGGTTCACGCGGAAGAAGATCTGCGTCGGGCGCGAGAGGGTCTTGCACGGGCGAGCCAAGTGGCGAGCCTGGCCGAGCTTTCAGCCTCCATCGCGCACGAGGTGAACCAGCCGCTCGCGGCCGTCGTGGCCAACTCACACGCCTGCCAGCGCTGGCTCATGGCCGAGCCGCCGAATATGGAGCGGGCACAGAGGACGGTCGAGCGCATCATCCGGGATGCCAACTCGGCAGCGGATGTCGTCAGCCGCATTCGCGCTCTGTTCAAGCAATCCGTAGACAGGAGGACCCCATCGACGCTCTCCGGCATCGTCAACGAAGCGCGCAACCTCATGGCCGACGAGGCCTGGCGACGTCACGTTCGGATGGAAGTGGAGGTCGACGCCACCCTTCCGCTCATCGCAATCGACCGCGTCCAGATCCAGCAGGTGCTAATCAATCTCATCCGCAACGGCAT
- the repA gene encoding plasmid partitioning protein RepA codes for MQPSLALQDDQEHLPSLLATDAKELSYQLQQHQAKIFPPLSQKTIRTFSPAEAAAFIGIGEGYLRQVAADGHGPDPLANGRRLYSATDMDRIRRVLDERNGTPKYVPARRPGEKLQIVSVMNFKGGSGKTTTAAHLAQFMALRGYRVLAVDLDPQASLSALFGHQPEFDVGEGETIYGAIRYEEPRPIADIVRATYTPNLHLIPGNLELMEFEHETPKAMASGTAETMFFARIGEVLTEIESLYDVVVIDCPPQLGFLTMSALCAATSVLITVHPQMLDVMSMSQFLTMTSELMSVVEKAGGRTSYDWMRYLVTRFEPNDGPQSQMTGFMRAIFGNRMLHNAMVKSTAVADAGVTKQTLYEVERSQFTRGTYDRALESLNLVNGEIEAHIRSTWGRK; via the coding sequence ATGCAGCCGAGCCTTGCTCTTCAGGACGATCAAGAGCATCTCCCGTCGCTTCTGGCAACAGATGCGAAGGAGTTATCCTATCAACTTCAGCAGCATCAGGCAAAAATCTTTCCCCCGCTCTCGCAAAAGACCATCAGAACATTTTCGCCGGCGGAAGCTGCGGCCTTCATCGGTATCGGCGAAGGTTATCTCCGCCAGGTGGCCGCCGACGGCCATGGGCCCGATCCGCTTGCAAACGGACGGCGGCTTTACAGTGCAACGGACATGGACCGGATTCGCCGGGTCCTCGACGAGCGAAACGGAACGCCGAAATATGTACCGGCCCGCAGGCCGGGCGAAAAGCTCCAGATCGTCTCGGTCATGAATTTCAAGGGTGGCTCGGGCAAGACCACCACCGCGGCCCATCTGGCGCAGTTCATGGCGCTCAGGGGCTACCGCGTGCTCGCCGTCGACCTCGATCCGCAGGCCTCCTTGTCCGCCTTGTTCGGCCACCAGCCGGAGTTCGACGTCGGAGAGGGCGAAACGATCTACGGTGCGATCCGATATGAGGAGCCGCGCCCCATCGCCGACATCGTGCGCGCCACCTACACGCCCAATCTGCATCTCATTCCGGGCAATCTCGAGCTGATGGAATTCGAGCACGAGACGCCGAAGGCGATGGCGTCGGGTACGGCGGAGACGATGTTCTTTGCCCGCATCGGCGAGGTCCTGACGGAGATCGAAAGCCTTTACGATGTCGTGGTTATCGACTGCCCGCCGCAGCTGGGGTTCCTGACGATGTCGGCGCTCTGCGCGGCCACCTCGGTCTTGATCACGGTCCACCCGCAGATGCTTGATGTGATGTCGATGTCGCAGTTTCTGACGATGACGAGTGAGCTGATGTCGGTCGTGGAAAAGGCCGGCGGGCGTACCAGCTATGACTGGATGCGCTATCTCGTGACCCGGTTCGAGCCGAACGACGGACCGCAAAGCCAGATGACCGGCTTCATGCGGGCGATCTTCGGCAATCGAATGCTCCACAACGCCATGGTGAAGTCGACGGCGGTCGCCGACGCCGGCGTCACCAAGCAGACACTCTACGAGGTCGAGCGGTCGCAGTTCACACGCGGAACCTACGATCGGGCTCTGGAGTCCCTCAACCTCGTGAACGGCGAGATCGAGGCGCATATTCGCTCGACCTGGGGGAGGAAATAG
- the repB gene encoding plasmid partitioning protein RepB produces MARKNLIEISAPNPARAEAVAPRDNRPIAGFVPQERSAAPVGGITKTLGNITEKMERASELERQLATGQTIVELDPGLIDASFVSDRLAIDATELAQLVEQIREHGQQVPILVRPHPETRGRYQVAYGHRRLAATREIGIRVRAVVRDLTDGQLVVSQGQENSARTNLSYIERALFASRLEERSFGRDVIMAALGVDKAALSRMLIVIRQVPLDLVNAIGAAPDIGRRRWLELGERLEKADVEKIIAELSADDARKISSDERFHRALVLATKKTAAPKPAVAKTQVSGVPVMIKKTASGATFVFDGKTAPGFDQFVQERLKGLFQEFNKDRGA; encoded by the coding sequence ATGGCGCGCAAGAACCTCATCGAAATCTCCGCTCCGAACCCGGCAAGGGCGGAAGCCGTCGCACCGCGCGACAATCGCCCCATCGCCGGATTCGTGCCGCAGGAGCGCAGTGCCGCGCCGGTCGGCGGCATTACCAAGACGCTTGGCAACATTACCGAGAAAATGGAGCGGGCAAGTGAGCTGGAACGGCAGTTGGCCACCGGCCAGACTATCGTCGAACTCGATCCCGGACTGATCGACGCTTCCTTCGTCAGCGATCGATTGGCGATCGATGCGACCGAACTCGCGCAGCTTGTCGAGCAGATCCGCGAGCACGGGCAACAGGTTCCGATCCTTGTCCGCCCGCATCCCGAAACCAGGGGACGCTATCAGGTCGCTTACGGCCATCGACGCCTGGCGGCCACCCGAGAAATCGGCATCCGGGTGCGTGCTGTCGTTCGCGATCTCACCGACGGTCAGCTGGTCGTCAGCCAGGGACAGGAAAACAGCGCTCGAACCAATCTCTCTTACATCGAGCGCGCGCTCTTCGCATCGCGGCTCGAGGAACGCAGCTTTGGCCGCGATGTCATCATGGCGGCCCTCGGTGTGGACAAGGCGGCGCTGTCGAGAATGCTGATCGTCATACGACAGGTCCCCCTTGATCTCGTCAACGCCATAGGTGCGGCACCTGATATCGGCCGCCGGCGATGGTTGGAACTGGGCGAGCGGCTTGAGAAAGCCGATGTTGAGAAGATCATCGCGGAGTTGTCCGCGGACGACGCGCGCAAAATTTCGAGCGACGAGCGGTTTCACCGGGCACTCGTTCTGGCAACGAAGAAGACGGCCGCGCCGAAGCCGGCGGTGGCCAAAACCCAGGTTAGTGGCGTGCCTGTCATGATCAAGAAGACAGCATCCGGTGCGACCTTCGTCTTCGACGGCAAGACCGCGCCCGGTTTCGATCAATTCGTCCAGGAAAGGCTGAAGGGCCTATTCCAGGAGTTCAACAAGGACAGAGGAGCGTAG
- the repC gene encoding plasmid replication protein RepC produces the protein MESGYVTTPFGRRPMSLGMLASQQLAETIEPGMKRSKWKLFRAICEARPALGVTDRALTVLDALLTFYPDDEISEEKGLIVFPSNAQLSLRARGMTPATLRRHLAVLVEAGLILRKDSPNGKRYARRDRAGAIGEAFGFSVAPLLARAVEIESLAAQAVADRELLRVTRERLTVCRRDISKLIAAALEEGVSGNWEGISAMFRALLARIPRVATAEDLAPLLDEMGLLRAEIVNMLERRIKAKKIDANESQLEHHKQNSKPNSLYELEPSFETKQGEKAAADNDPNAGPSDERRLKQQKPSGGMSNRAGGAADPGAGPGLKSFPLGLVLQACPSILDYGPGGNIGNWRDLMSAAVVVRSMLGVSPSAYEEACSGMGPENAATVIACILERGGHINSPGGYLRDLTRRTERGEFAIGPMLMALVRTNGPTARHAS, from the coding sequence ATGGAGAGTGGATATGTGACGACGCCCTTCGGGCGGCGGCCGATGTCGCTTGGCATGCTGGCAAGCCAGCAACTGGCCGAGACCATCGAGCCGGGGATGAAACGCAGCAAATGGAAGCTGTTCAGGGCGATCTGCGAAGCACGGCCGGCGCTTGGCGTCACCGATCGGGCGCTGACGGTGCTCGACGCGCTTTTGACCTTCTACCCTGACGACGAAATCTCCGAGGAAAAGGGACTGATCGTCTTCCCGTCGAATGCGCAGCTTTCGTTGCGCGCTCGCGGCATGACCCCAGCCACCCTCAGGCGGCATCTTGCCGTTCTGGTCGAGGCCGGCCTGATCCTGCGCAAGGACAGCCCGAATGGAAAGCGCTATGCGCGCCGCGACAGGGCAGGTGCCATCGGCGAGGCCTTCGGCTTCAGCGTCGCACCGCTTCTGGCCCGTGCTGTCGAAATCGAAAGCCTGGCCGCCCAGGCGGTTGCCGACCGGGAGCTGTTACGGGTGACAAGGGAACGACTGACGGTGTGCCGGCGCGACATTTCCAAACTGATCGCGGCGGCGCTCGAAGAAGGGGTTTCCGGTAATTGGGAAGGCATTTCGGCGATGTTTCGAGCGCTTCTTGCTCGAATTCCACGTGTGGCGACCGCCGAAGACCTCGCACCGTTGCTCGACGAGATGGGGCTGCTGCGTGCTGAGATCGTCAACATGCTGGAAAGACGGATAAAAGCAAAAAAAATAGACGCCAATGAGTCTCAACTTGAGCATCACAAACAGAATTCAAAACCCAACTCCCTTTATGAACTTGAACCAAGCTTCGAAACGAAGCAGGGCGAAAAGGCAGCGGCCGATAACGACCCGAACGCCGGGCCGTCGGACGAACGAAGATTGAAACAGCAAAAGCCTTCCGGCGGGATGAGCAACAGGGCGGGGGGCGCGGCCGATCCGGGCGCCGGACCAGGCCTGAAATCCTTCCCGCTCGGCCTCGTCCTCCAGGCTTGCCCCAGTATTCTCGATTACGGGCCTGGCGGAAACATCGGCAATTGGCGAGACCTGATGTCGGCCGCCGTCGTCGTGCGCTCGATGCTCGGCGTCAGTCCCTCGGCCTATGAGGAAGCCTGCTCGGGCATGGGGCCGGAAAACGCCGCAACCGTGATCGCTTGCATCCTGGAAAGGGGAGGGCACATCAACTCGCCCGGCGGTTATCTCAGAGATCTGACCCGAAGGACCGAGAGGGGCGAATTTGCGATCGGCCCGATGCTGATGGCGCTCGTGCGAACGAACGGGCCGACAGCGAGGCATGCCAGTTGA
- a CDS encoding SDR family oxidoreductase — translation MKVTVVGASGLIGARLSEKLRRSGHDVTAASLSLGVDTVTGKGLDVAMAGTEIVVDVTNAASFGDSSAFDFFKASTKNLLAAAAEAGVRHYLALSVVGTPRLVESDYLRAKMVQENLIRASGRPYTILRSTQFYEFINGLIDIGAEGNVFRLPSAFMRPVAAGDVAAFLAELAAGAPAGDVVEIGGPEQFGIDEIARIYLAANEDERQVITDRSTSYFGVELTDDALIPGAGARVAHQTLSDWLYQSMGE, via the coding sequence ATGAAAGTCACGGTGGTGGGAGCAAGCGGTCTCATCGGAGCGCGGCTCAGCGAGAAGCTGCGCCGCTCGGGCCATGACGTCACGGCCGCATCATTGTCGCTGGGCGTCGATACGGTGACCGGCAAGGGTCTGGACGTGGCGATGGCGGGAACCGAAATCGTCGTTGACGTAACCAATGCCGCATCGTTCGGTGACAGTTCGGCGTTCGATTTCTTCAAGGCGTCGACGAAGAACTTGCTCGCGGCTGCGGCGGAAGCCGGCGTCCGGCACTATCTCGCACTCTCGGTCGTTGGCACGCCGCGCCTCGTGGAGAGCGACTATTTACGCGCGAAAATGGTCCAGGAAAATCTCATCCGGGCTTCAGGTCGACCCTACACGATCCTCCGCTCCACGCAATTTTACGAGTTCATAAACGGGTTGATCGACATCGGGGCTGAAGGCAATGTCTTTCGGTTGCCATCGGCCTTCATGAGGCCGGTCGCAGCCGGGGATGTCGCCGCATTCCTGGCGGAACTGGCAGCCGGCGCTCCCGCGGGCGATGTCGTCGAAATCGGCGGCCCGGAGCAGTTCGGCATCGATGAAATCGCCCGGATCTATCTCGCCGCAAACGAAGACGAACGCCAGGTGATAACCGATCGATCCACGTCATATTTCGGTGTCGAACTGACCGACGACGCCCTGATTCCCGGCGCTGGTGCGCGCGTGGCGCACCAGACGCTTTCCGACTGGCTCTACCAATCGATGGGGGAGTAG